A single genomic interval of Nitratidesulfovibrio sp. SRB-5 harbors:
- a CDS encoding peptidylprolyl isomerase encodes MPSRFRAGCRPFGGARAILPLCAVLLVLLLSGCGQDPLPEGVVATVNERPIMLRTLEAVHDMNSMSWSGHAPSVEQLQAQYGAVLSDLIVQELVAQALERENIAVSDAEVAEAEAEVRGDYPAGEFEKSLVEEYIDLDLWRSRLRARIAMQKFMRLILRPTISIPLEEVETYYAAHRQDYRLPRRVQFLVVAGPDKAAVDKARALSLGGAKPADVEAAQPSVTVREVKMRRDRLPALWSKELAGLAPRQASAVKQGEWGYQSFLLVGEIAEKQLELSHAYPLVERVLLERKMDEAYARWMEAELRTARIRVSAHLLPEARGAAKGAAAQGANATGMPGVPGMSGASGTQGQSGQDLSGQGAQGAQAMQPQEILDEGDPMDGTAPGSELDAPPPAEDGKGTRSAPANGAQRKTKAK; translated from the coding sequence ATGCCGTCGCGTTTTCGCGCGGGTTGCCGTCCCTTCGGTGGGGCGCGGGCCATCCTGCCGCTGTGCGCGGTGCTGCTGGTGCTGCTGTTGTCCGGCTGCGGCCAGGACCCCCTGCCCGAGGGCGTGGTGGCCACGGTCAACGAGCGGCCCATCATGCTGCGCACGCTGGAGGCGGTGCACGACATGAACAGCATGAGCTGGTCCGGTCATGCCCCTTCGGTGGAGCAGTTGCAGGCCCAGTATGGAGCGGTGCTGTCCGACCTCATCGTGCAGGAACTGGTGGCGCAGGCGCTGGAGCGGGAGAACATCGCAGTCAGCGACGCGGAAGTGGCCGAGGCCGAGGCCGAGGTGCGCGGCGACTACCCGGCGGGCGAATTCGAAAAGTCGCTGGTCGAGGAATACATAGACCTGGACCTGTGGCGTTCGCGCCTGCGCGCCCGCATCGCCATGCAGAAGTTCATGCGTCTCATCCTGCGGCCCACCATCAGCATTCCCCTTGAAGAGGTGGAGACCTACTACGCCGCGCACCGGCAGGACTACCGGCTGCCCCGCCGGGTGCAGTTCCTGGTGGTGGCCGGGCCGGACAAGGCCGCCGTGGACAAGGCCCGCGCCCTGTCGCTGGGCGGGGCCAAGCCCGCCGATGTGGAGGCCGCCCAGCCATCGGTGACCGTGCGCGAGGTCAAGATGCGCCGCGACCGCCTGCCCGCCCTGTGGAGCAAGGAACTGGCGGGGCTGGCGCCCCGGCAGGCCTCTGCGGTGAAGCAGGGCGAATGGGGCTACCAGTCGTTTCTGCTGGTGGGCGAGATTGCCGAGAAGCAGCTGGAGCTTTCCCACGCCTACCCGCTGGTGGAACGGGTGCTGCTGGAGCGCAAGATGGACGAGGCCTACGCCCGCTGGATGGAGGCGGAACTGCGCACCGCGCGCATCAGGGTATCTGCCCACCTGCTGCCCGAAGCCCGCGGCGCCGCGAAGGGCGCGGCGGCTCAGGGCGCCAATGCCACCGGCATGCCCGGTGTGCCCGGTATGTCTGGTGCGTCGGGCACGCAGGGACAGTCCGGGCAGGACTTGTCCGGTCAGGGTGCCCAGGGCGCTCAGGCGATGCAGCCACAAGAGATCCTGGACGAGGGCGATCCCATGGACGGAACCGCGCCGGGATCGGAACTGGATGCGCCGCCACCCGCCGAAGACGGCAAGGGAACGCGAAGTGCACCGGCAAACGGTGCACAACGCAAGACAAAGGCGAAATAA
- a CDS encoding peptidyl-prolyl cis-trans isomerase, giving the protein MRSLLRTFRLAAPVLFVSLACLATVAVVAPRAEQINKIAAVVNGEMITFFDVQAQATPELMRLGLDRNNPAHQEAVRKVHLQVLDSLISDILMNQEAERWKITVQDGEVENELRKFVQRSQLSQQEFERQLTQQGLSMDVMRDRVRKGILRHRLLTLMIARKIVITQEDIKKYYDAHKSQFVTDRTVRLGLIIFAPTANAEALADKVRTGQATFEQLAASESIGPNPGSGGDIGTLKWTDLAPAWKEALDGLKAGETSPVILVEGRKAMLKLVAVTTGRSQTVEEATPEIENILREPKMQERFTEYTKQLHDKAVIDIRI; this is encoded by the coding sequence TTGCGTTCGCTGCTCCGCACCTTCCGCCTTGCCGCCCCCGTCCTTTTCGTCAGCCTTGCCTGCCTTGCCACCGTGGCTGTCGTGGCGCCGCGGGCCGAGCAGATCAACAAGATCGCTGCCGTGGTCAACGGCGAAATGATAACGTTCTTCGACGTGCAGGCCCAGGCCACCCCCGAACTGATGCGCCTTGGCCTTGACCGCAACAACCCCGCCCATCAGGAGGCGGTGCGCAAGGTGCACCTGCAGGTGCTCGATTCCCTGATCTCCGACATCCTGATGAACCAGGAGGCGGAGCGCTGGAAGATCACCGTGCAGGACGGCGAAGTGGAAAACGAACTGCGCAAGTTCGTGCAGCGCAGCCAGCTTTCGCAGCAGGAATTCGAGCGTCAGCTGACGCAGCAGGGCCTGTCCATGGACGTCATGCGCGACCGCGTGCGCAAGGGCATTCTGCGCCACCGCCTGCTCACGCTGATGATCGCCCGCAAGATCGTGATCACCCAGGAAGACATCAAGAAGTACTACGACGCGCACAAGTCGCAGTTCGTCACGGACCGCACTGTGCGCCTGGGCCTTATCATTTTCGCCCCCACCGCCAACGCGGAAGCGCTGGCCGACAAGGTGCGCACCGGCCAGGCGACCTTCGAGCAACTGGCCGCCTCCGAGTCCATCGGCCCCAATCCCGGCTCCGGCGGCGACATCGGCACCCTGAAGTGGACCGACCTTGCCCCGGCCTGGAAGGAAGCCCTGGACGGCCTGAAGGCCGGTGAAACGAGCCCTGTCATACTGGTGGAAGGCCGCAAGGCCATGCTGAAGCTGGTGGCGGTGACCACGGGCCGTTCGCAGACCGTGGAGGAAGCCACCCCGGAGATCGAGAACATCCTGCGCGAACCCAAGATGCAAGAACGCTTCACCGAGTACACCAAGCAGTTGCACGACAAGGCCGTCATCGACATTCGCATCTAG
- a CDS encoding helix-turn-helix domain-containing protein, translated as MALKELGIALREAREAKGLDIDDVAIRIKVSARVLRAIEDGQQDQLPHSVYARGFIKSYATVLGVDNDLVMRVVDETYPFEVPEDLLPEAVVAQPQARGRTGLSLVVLALVLLTLLAALGGVWYYRQQASREADLPKVAQPAQPAQPTVTQSDPQTDPQPAPSQDAVPAPDAAPASNATNATVSAVAPSVNGTSPAAGSATQPARTAPVAAGSSAAQAPAPAAQAVAQGATPVAAPATPAAPAAAVAGPQGGVFDSEAAATSGADTDGSMLAGGTHRIVVIALADCWVHSSADDSDVRQFSLHKGQTFALTFSKRLTLKLGNAGGVRIRYNGQEQPAPGDMGQVRTLVFPPQAQ; from the coding sequence ATGGCACTCAAGGAACTCGGCATCGCCCTGCGCGAGGCTCGCGAGGCGAAAGGCCTCGACATCGACGACGTGGCGATCCGGATCAAGGTTTCCGCCCGCGTGCTGCGCGCCATAGAAGATGGCCAGCAGGACCAGCTGCCGCACTCGGTGTACGCGCGGGGCTTCATCAAGTCCTATGCGACGGTGCTGGGCGTGGACAACGACCTGGTCATGCGCGTGGTGGACGAGACCTATCCCTTTGAAGTGCCGGAGGACCTGCTGCCGGAAGCCGTGGTTGCCCAGCCCCAGGCGCGCGGGCGCACCGGCCTTTCGCTGGTTGTGCTGGCGCTGGTCCTGCTGACGCTGCTGGCGGCCCTTGGCGGCGTCTGGTACTACCGCCAGCAGGCCTCGCGCGAGGCGGACCTGCCCAAGGTGGCGCAGCCTGCCCAGCCCGCCCAGCCCACGGTGACGCAGTCTGACCCGCAGACCGACCCCCAGCCTGCACCGTCGCAGGACGCGGTGCCCGCACCCGATGCCGCCCCGGCCTCCAACGCCACCAATGCCACGGTTTCCGCCGTGGCTCCGTCCGTGAACGGAACCTCGCCTGCCGCGGGTTCCGCAACGCAGCCCGCGCGCACCGCCCCCGTTGCGGCGGGGTCTTCCGCCGCGCAGGCTCCCGCGCCTGCCGCGCAAGCCGTCGCACAAGGGGCAACCCCGGTCGCGGCCCCGGCAACGCCCGCAGCGCCCGCCGCTGCCGTGGCCGGTCCGCAGGGCGGTGTGTTCGACAGCGAAGCAGCCGCCACGAGCGGCGCCGACACCGACGGCTCCATGCTGGCGGGCGGCACGCACCGCATCGTGGTCATTGCCCTGGCCGACTGCTGGGTGCATTCCAGCGCGGACGATTCCGACGTGCGCCAGTTCTCGCTGCACAAGGGCCAGACCTTTGCGCTGACCTTTTCCAAGCGCCTCACGCTCAAGCTCGGCAACGCGGGCGGGGTGCGCATCCGCTACAACGGCCAGGAACAGCCCGCGCCCGGCGATATGGGCCAGGTGCGGACCCTGGTGTTTCCGCCGCAGGCGCAATAG
- the glyQ gene encoding glycine--tRNA ligase subunit alpha: MHFQDVILTLQNFWAKRGCVIMQPIDVECGAGTFNPSTFLRVIGPEPWNVAYVEPSRRPTDGRYGENPNRLQHYFQFQVILKPSPDNVQDIYLDSLRALGIDPAAHDIRFVEDDWESPTLGAWGLGWEVWLNGMEVTQFTYFQQVGGIDLAPTSVEITYGLERLCMYLQGKESVYDLSWNDRVTYGNIYHQNEVEQSKYNFEASNPKMLLDQFNACEAECKRLCDEGLLWPAYDYCLKCSHTFNLLDARGAISITERTGYIGRVRALASAVARLYAAQREELGYPMLASAR; the protein is encoded by the coding sequence ATGCATTTTCAGGACGTCATCCTCACCTTGCAGAACTTCTGGGCCAAGCGGGGCTGCGTGATCATGCAGCCCATCGACGTGGAATGCGGGGCCGGTACCTTCAACCCCTCGACCTTCCTGCGCGTCATCGGGCCGGAGCCGTGGAACGTGGCCTACGTGGAACCTTCGCGCCGTCCCACCGATGGCCGCTACGGTGAAAACCCCAACCGGCTCCAGCACTACTTCCAGTTTCAGGTCATCCTGAAGCCATCGCCCGACAACGTGCAGGACATCTATCTGGACAGCCTGCGCGCCCTCGGCATCGACCCGGCGGCCCACGACATCCGCTTCGTGGAGGACGACTGGGAATCGCCCACCCTGGGAGCCTGGGGCCTTGGCTGGGAAGTGTGGCTGAACGGCATGGAAGTGACTCAGTTCACCTACTTCCAGCAGGTGGGCGGCATAGACCTTGCCCCCACCAGCGTGGAAATCACCTACGGGCTCGAGCGGCTGTGCATGTACCTGCAGGGCAAGGAATCGGTCTACGACCTTTCGTGGAACGACCGGGTGACCTACGGGAACATCTACCACCAGAACGAGGTGGAACAGTCGAAGTACAACTTCGAGGCCAGCAACCCCAAAATGCTGCTGGACCAGTTCAACGCCTGCGAGGCCGAGTGCAAGCGGCTGTGCGACGAAGGGTTGTTGTGGCCCGCCTACGACTACTGCCTGAAGTGCTCGCACACCTTCAACCTGCTTGACGCGCGCGGGGCCATCTCCATCACCGAACGCACCGGCTACATTGGCCGCGTGCGTGCCCTGGCCTCTGCCGTGGCGCGGCTGTATGCCGCCCAGCGCGAGGAACTCGGGTATCCCATGCTGGCTTCCGCCCGCTAG